In Chlorocebus sabaeus isolate Y175 chromosome 5, mChlSab1.0.hap1, whole genome shotgun sequence, one genomic interval encodes:
- the SPATA33 gene encoding spermatogenesis-associated protein 33 isoform X1, whose product MEKHSQETRQADRESEKPVDSLPPGSGTAKHLSPAASQEEKRDVKQKSSRKKVVIPQIIITRASNETLTSCSSSRSDQRTIREQEDWGPYRRHRNPSTADAYSSHLKE is encoded by the exons ATGGAGAAGCATTCGCAGGAAACCAGGCAGGCAGACAGGGAGTCGGAGAAGCCTGTGGACAGCCTCCCCCCGGGGTCCGGGACAGCCAAGCACCTGTCGCCGGCAGCTTCGCAGGAAG AGAAACGTGATGTAAAGCAAAAGTCCAGCAGGAAGAAAGTGGTCATTCCACAGATCATCATCACGCGAGCGTCAAATGAGACGCTCACCAGCTGCAGTTCCAGCAGGAGTGACCAGAGAACCATTCGGGAGCAGGAGGACTGGGGCCCCTACCGGCGGCACAGGAACCCCAGCACAGCAGATGCCTACAGTTCACATCTCAAAGAATAA
- the SPATA33 gene encoding spermatogenesis-associated protein 33 isoform X2, giving the protein MGLSKSKQKPRKGEEQKKESIYSVPKPKDKLMEKHSQETRQADRESEKPVDSLPPGSGTAKHLSPAASQEEKRDVKQKSSRKKVVIPQIIITRASNETLTSCSSSRSDQRTIREQEDWGPYRRHRNPSTADAYSSHLKE; this is encoded by the exons ATGGGCCTTTccaaaagcaaacagaaaccCAGGAAAG GTGAGGAGCAAAAGAAGGAATCCATCTATTCGGTTCCAAAACCTAAGGATAAGTTGATGGAGAAGCATTCGCAGGAAACCAGGCAGGCAGACAGGGAGTCGGAGAAGCCTGTGGACAGCCTCCCCCCGGGGTCCGGGACAGCCAAGCACCTGTCGCCGGCAGCTTCGCAGGAAG AGAAACGTGATGTAAAGCAAAAGTCCAGCAGGAAGAAAGTGGTCATTCCACAGATCATCATCACGCGAGCGTCAAATGAGACGCTCACCAGCTGCAGTTCCAGCAGGAGTGACCAGAGAACCATTCGGGAGCAGGAGGACTGGGGCCCCTACCGGCGGCACAGGAACCCCAGCACAGCAGATGCCTACAGTTCACATCTCAAAGAATAA